Proteins found in one Campylobacter sp. MG1 genomic segment:
- a CDS encoding nucleotide exchange factor GrpE, translating to MSEKATQEENVVNNEEVCECNENCECEQNELSNEEIALRAELDKANEEFAKLKDAYLRANADFENYKKRLEKDKQSAVLYAQEGLLKDLIPVLDALENASNFEADDEFSKQLKQGIDNTLSLFKNILAKHGIKEIVANEGDEFDPSYHEAMMHVEAELEPNCVAAMFQKGYMINDRIIRACKVSVSK from the coding sequence ATGAGCGAAAAAGCCACGCAAGAAGAAAATGTAGTAAATAACGAAGAAGTTTGCGAATGCAATGAAAATTGTGAATGCGAACAAAATGAGTTAAGTAATGAAGAAATTGCTTTAAGAGCAGAGCTTGATAAGGCAAATGAAGAATTTGCAAAATTAAAAGACGCTTATCTTAGAGCTAATGCAGATTTTGAAAATTATAAAAAACGCTTAGAAAAAGATAAGCAAAGTGCTGTTTTATATGCACAAGAAGGATTGCTTAAGGATTTAATACCTGTTTTAGACGCATTAGAAAATGCTAGTAATTTTGAAGCAGATGATGAGTTTTCAAAACAACTTAAACAAGGTATTGATAATACTTTAAGTTTATTTAAAAATATCCTAGCAAAACACGGAATTAAAGAAATCGTAGCTAATGAAGGTGATGAATTTGACCCTAGTTATCACGAAGCTATGATGCATGTTGAAGCAGAGCTTGAACCAAATTGTGTTGCAGCTATGTTTCAAAAGGGTTATATGATAAATGACAGAATAATTAGAGCTTGCAAAGTAAGCGTATCAAAATAA